In Quercus robur chromosome 10, dhQueRobu3.1, whole genome shotgun sequence, a genomic segment contains:
- the LOC126704039 gene encoding uncharacterized protein LOC126704039 — MNSIIWNCKGASKPSFQKRVRELVLSHNPAILVVMETRVGGNRAREITERLPFDGVIHFDAVGYVGGIWVLWNSDRVDVAHLANTEQEIHFTVKVIAGDFNEPLVNDDKFGGREVSVNKSLLFKECLDKCNMIDISFAGPRYTWTNRREIQALILERIDRFFVNPKWCLLYPDAKITHLPKYHSDHCPVLLEMQPSLSDGKKRPFRCQTCWMLDPTFPDIVSQAWGGANNLVEAVDSFTRNVAAWNKN; from the exons ATGAATAGCATCATTTGGAATTGTAAAGGTGCTTCCAAGCCCTCTTTTCAAAAACGTGTTAGGGAGCTGGTTCTAAGTCATAATCCGGCTATCTTGGTGGTAATGGAAACCCGAGTTGGGGGAAACAGAGCAAGGGAAATCACTGAGAGACTTCCTTTCGATGGAGTTATACATTTTGATGCAGTTGGGTATGTTGGTGGAATTTGGGTGCTGTGGAATTCAGACAGAGTTGATGTTGCCCATTTAGCCAACACTGAACAAGAAATTCACTTCACGGTTAAG GTTATAGCaggggattttaatgaacctTTGGTAAATGATGATAAATTTGGGGGTAGAGAGGTGAGTGTGAACAAGTCTCTTTTGTTCAAGGAGTGTTTAGATAAATGCAATATGATAGATATTAGTTTTGCGGGGCCTCGTTACACTTGGACCAATAGAAGGGAAATTCAAGCGTTGATTCTGGAAAGAATAGATAGGTTCTTTGTGAATCCTAAGTGGTGCTTGCTTTACCCAGATGCAAAAATTACCCACTTACCTAAGTATCATTCTGATCACTGTCCTGTTCTGTTAGAGATGCAACCAAGTTTAAGCGATGGGAAGAAAAGGCCTTTTAGGTGCCAAACGTGCTGGATGTTAGACCCTACTTTCCCGGATATTGTTTCTCAAGCATGGGGAGGTGCAAATAATCTAGTGGAGGCCGTTGATAGCTTCACTAGGAATGTGGCAGCTTGGAATAAAAATTAG
- the LOC126704040 gene encoding uncharacterized protein LOC126704040 codes for MVSRKVMSIERFVPGARQPNQPPPSQGRGQTSQPPPSSQAGRARKKQKVTDQPSTGQGDAAVRTPPRPTGGIVICEPPTEAGTGGASSSQVAPAWESKFLLDGKPLPSTACVRMWDKGEGGRIAQTLAEALQLPEDVHAFEEGSEESVGRRLEWHAIAAAQMAHIVAARARELAEENERAKEARESAVKTAKEKLKAAESAEKKAAAAEKNRALAEKRYAELLTQQNETEVKLAQAISLNTSNAEEIADLRAGLAAAEQKWYDVGFADAENSAEPVVARARNMGFEAGWFFALQAMGVPEDSPWRDPGQIPFPSPAPAAQDAPVAIDEEETASMRELVEQIDAHAEPEEMEATSIPTVQELLGEDSPFPLTVQQEVTPPTQPPN; via the exons ATGGTATCAAGGAAGGTGATGTCAATAGAACGGTTCGTGCCCGGTGCCCGGCAACCCAATCAGCCCCCGCCTTCCCAGGGCCGGGGTCAAACGTCTCAGCCCCCACCCTCCTCGCAGGCCGGACGCGCTcgaaagaaacaaaaagttaCCGATCAACCTTCCACGGGACAGGGAGATGCCGCTGTccggactcctccccgaccaacaggtgGAATCGTTATCTgcgagccgccaaccgaagctggcacggggggcgcgtcctcctcccaagtggctccagcgtgggagtcaaagttccttctggacggcaagccattgccctcaaccgcctgtgttcggatgtgggataagggcgagggcggccgtattgcccaaactttggctGAAGCTCTCCAACTTCCTGAGGACGTGCACGCTTTTGAGGAGGGatccgaggagtctgtggggcgccggttagagtggcatgccattgcg gccgctcaaatggctcacattgtggctgcccgggccCGGGAGCTTGCCGAGGAAAACGAGCGCGCGAAGGAGGCGCGGGAGTCAGCGGtgaaaacggctaaggaaaagctgaaggcTGCTGAGTCTGCTGAGAAAAAGGCTGCTGCTGCGGAGAAGAACCGAGCATTGGCCGAGAAGAGGTACGCGGAGCTCCTGACTCAGCAGAATGAGACGGAGGTCAAGCTAGCCCAAGCCATCAGCCTTAATACCTCCAACGCCGAGGAGATTGCCgatctcagggcaggcttggcggccgcggagcagaaATGGTACGATGTCGGTTTTGCCGATGCCGAGAATTCCGCAGAGCCGGTAGTGGCTCGGGCTCGGAATATGGGTtttgaggccgggtggtttTTCGCTCTCCAAGCAATGGGAGTTCCCGAGGATTCGCCTTGgagagaccccggccaaatTCCATTCCCGAGCCCTGCACCTGCCGCCCAAGATGCCCCGGTTGCTattgacgaggaggagacggccagtatgagggagctgGTTGAACAAATCGATGCTCACGCTGAGCCCGAGGAAATGGAAGCCACCAGTATCCCGACTGTGCAGGAGCTTCTCGGTGAGGACTCGCCTTTTCCcctgaccgtccagcaggaagtgaCACCGCCGACCCAACCTCCCAactga